A genomic segment from Aspergillus chevalieri M1 DNA, chromosome 7, nearly complete sequence encodes:
- a CDS encoding uncharacterized protein (COG:S;~EggNog:ENOG410Q1TI) has product MLSVPYPYTHGHAYRPAPPVKPSQSLEGLEQVIPPTSPLALSSPLSLVGRPYYLRLDKPLPEKPLPDTPSSMGYSDSIAWSNSNETSTLDSGSRYSGRESSRYSSDSYPIFVRTGSEYGVERPYSDASSGIGIGVGDVGKGGLLSPTVPAPLATRHSPSPLHAFLASDNEENDMVGNLEDLEEWNDNDHHLDARWSQTRHTATDFTQGRNNNSHYFREKKWDFFPELAPVAATSKRPCRQASAAQAKKWNTSRFDFRRTRANTFTAAPTALASNVRDSIRFVVQKTMKSSLEKEKENQRRQPRPSTAKRAAASVSDFSDSTTSSSGKGTKSKNKGKQQPERSDYLYAIPKPSCEGKVSITNRLRSLSMSTGSSGAMGSPRSTPPHHGPAYPKQLAVPLSPYQKYGAAVFDKPSTPSTPASTQSHSRFYQSQNRTRRWSLSNATSSYTYASSYVTNNSSTPNLNLTATQSYPELPTSPLLRSQLQRGTKALHDGTSYMRDALDGAKRRVFDARMDRRRAQLKARIRLIGPVNPYTTYGRVDPWDCI; this is encoded by the coding sequence ATGCTCTCAGTACCCTACCCCTACACCCACGGCCACGCCTACAGACCAGCCCCGCCAGTGAAACCGTCCCAATCCCTCGAAGGCCTAGAGCAAGTCATTCCACCCACGTCGCCATTAGCACTCTCCTCGCCCTTGTCACTCGTGGGCCGGCCCTACTATCTCCGACTCGACAAGCCACTACCTGAGAAACCGCTCCCCGACACACCGTCCTCCATGGGCTATTCGGATTCGATAGCGTGGAGTAACAGCAACGAGACCAGTACGCTGGATAGCGGGTCACGGTACTCGGGGCGGGAATCGTCGCGCTATTCGTCGGATAGTTATCCGATTTTTGTCAGGACGGGGAGTGAGTATGGTGTTGAGCGGCCGTATTCAGATGCCAGTTCTGGGATTGGGATTGGAGTTGGGGATGTTGGAAAGGGAGGGTTACTGTCGCCAACTGTGCCTGCTCCGCTTGCGACGAGACATAGTCCGAGCCCGCTACATGCGTTTCTGGCGAGTGATAACGAGGAGAATGATATGGTGGGGAATCTGGAAGATCTGGAAGAATGGAACGACAACGACCACCATCTAGACGCGCGATGGTCTCAAACCCGCCATACGGCCACGGACTTCACGCAAGGCCGCAACAATAACAGCCACTACTTCCGTGAGAAGAAATGGGATTTCTTCCCCGAGTTGGCTCCAGTGGCAGCCACGTCGAAGAGGCCCTGTCGTCAGGCATCTGCTGCGCAAGCTAAAAAATGGAATACATCTCGGTTTGACTTTCGACGGACTCGCGCGAATACGTTTACTGCGGCACCGACGGCGCTGGCGAGCAATGTTCGTGATTCGATCCGCTTTGTTGTGCAGAAGACGATGAAGTCTTcgctggagaaggagaaagagaaccaGAGACGGCAGCCAAGGCCTTCGACGGCGAAGAGAGCGGCTGCTAGTGTGAGTGATTTCTCTGATAGCACTACTAGCAGCAGCGGCAAGGGCACCAAGAGCAAGAACAAGGGCAAGCAACAGCCCGAGCGCAGCGACTACCTATACGCCATCCCAAAACCGTCCTGCGAGGGAAAAGTCTCCATCACCAACCGGCTCAGATCGTTATCCATGTCCACAGGATCCAGCGGTGCCATGGGTAGCCCGCGGTCCACACCCCCACATCACGGCCCGGCATACCCTAAACAACTCGCCGTGCCCTTATCGCCGTATCAGAAGTATGGCGCCGCAGTCTTCGACAAACCATCCACCCCAAGCACACCCGCAAGCACCCAATCCCACAGCCGCTTCTACCAGAGCCAAAACCGAACCCGCCGCTGGTCCCTCTCAAACGCTACCTCCTCATACACATACGCATCCTCCTACGTAACCAACAACAGCTCCACCCCCAATCTCAATCTCACAGCAACACAGTCTTACCCTGAATTACCTACCTCGCCACTGTTGCGGTCACAGCTGCAGCGCGGGACGAAGGCGCTACATGATGGGACGAGCTATATGCGGGATGCGCTGGACGGGGCGAAGAGGAGGGTTTTTGATGCGAGGATGGATCGGAGGCGGGCACAGTTGAAGGCACGGATTCGCTTGATTGGGCCGGTGAATCCATATACGACGTATGGGAGGGTTGATCCGTGGGATTGTATTTGA